In Halobacterium noricense, the genomic stretch AACACCGCACGGTCGCCGTACTGCCGGAACAGCGCGCCGTTCGAGTAGACGAGTCGGTCACCGTCGTCAGCGCGATACACCACTGGCCTGGTCGTGGCTTGGTAGGACGCCCCGCCGTCGGTGGAGACGTTGAACGTCACCGGCTCGCCGAACCCGAGCGCGCCGTCCGACAGCAACACCTCCGTCGCGCGGCTGGGTGCGCCGCGGACCGCGAGGTCGTCGACGTTCGAGTCGAGGATGTCGAACGCGCGCTCGGTGTTCGAGAACTGCTGCGCGTCCCGCGCGCCGGTGAGCGCGTCGAACCCGCCGACGTAGACGACCGCGGTCGTGGAGACTATGATACCGAAGATGAGCACGAATCCGAGCGTGTCGCTGACCGCGCGCCGGTCCGAGAAGCCGTCGACGCGCACGCTACGCATCCTCGACCTCCAGGCGGTTGCCCTCGTAGACCACGACGAAGTCGCCGCCCGAGACGGTCGCGTTCTCGACCGGTATCTCCGTCTGGAATTCGACGGTGATGGTGACGGCCGAGCGGTCGGCGTCGAGGACGACGTTGCCGTTCCCGGACTCGTTGACGTGCACGTCGTAGCTGAAGCCCGCGACGTTCGACGGTGCTTCGACGGTGTACCGAACGCTGCCGCCGTCGCTGGCGCGCGCGAGCGTGTCGGCGGCCGCGAGGTCTGCGGCGACGCGGTCGCCGACGACGCGGAGTTCGGTCTCGACGGCGCGGTCGCGCTGAGTCTCCACGAGCGACCCCGCGGAGAACAACAGCATCGTCACGAGGATGGCGGCGACGCCGACGTTCAGCACGTAGCCCAGCGCCGTGGAGACGCCGCGGTCGTCCCCGCGCCACGACCGGCTC encodes the following:
- a CDS encoding DUF7289 family protein — protein: MRSVRVDGFSDRRAVSDTLGFVLIFGIIVSTTAVVYVGGFDALTGARDAQQFSNTERAFDILDSNVDDLAVRGAPSRATEVLLSDGALGFGEPVTFNVSTDGGASYQATTRPVVYRADDGDRLVYSNGALFRQYGDRAVLFSEPRVSAGDRTLVPIVATEPASRGVSTDGTQRVLVRTTVSARDVESFSTPANLTVTSPRAAAWEQYLEAEFGQNCDGPADGRTGEVECPLPGEGVYVQGVYIDVAVA
- a CDS encoding DUF7266 family protein, whose translation is MADVSRSWRGDDRGVSTALGYVLNVGVAAILVTMLLFSAGSLVETQRDRAVETELRVVGDRVAADLAAADTLARASDGGSVRYTVEAPSNVAGFSYDVHVNESGNGNVVLDADRSAVTITVEFQTEIPVENATVSGGDFVVVYEGNRLEVEDA